The Cryobacterium roopkundense sequence ACGAAGTTTTCGCTCACCCTGTACACACCCGGGCGATCGTGGCCCGTGTGGGTGGCCCCCGCCCCGGGCCGAGGTGCCGTTCGCCGGGCCAACCGCGCCGGGACATCCGTTGACCGCACGCCGTTCATGACCGTGGAACCACGCCCCGGGGACCTTCCCGGAACGGAGTCGGGCGACGCCGCGCAGCTCGTTCGGGACCGCTGGAGCCGACTGCAGGCGAGCGGCGTGATCGAAGCCGGTGTCGCGGAGCACACGCCTGTCGAGATCGTGCCGCAACGCGGGGCGCTGATCGCCCTTGCCGTGTTCGGCGTGGGCACCGTGGCCGCCATTCTGCTCGGTTAGGCCCGCCACCCGACTCACGGCTTCTCCTCCCCGGGCTCCGGGATACTCTCCTGCATCAGGCGGAGCTTGAAGCGCCGGTGTCGCGGGTCGAAAGCGTCGCGCAAGCCGTCGCCGACGAAGTTCACGAGCAGGGCCAGCGACACTATGAACACCCCCGGCCACCAGAACAGCCACGGTCTGGTCTGAAAGGCCGATTGGTTGGAACTGATCAGCAGCCCCAGCGACACATCGGGAGAGCGGATGCCGTAGCCCAGAAAGCTCAGTGCGGTCTCGAGCAGGATCGCCGAGGCCATGATGAGGGTCGCCGACACGATCACGACTCCCATGGCGTTGGGCAGGATGTGCTTGAAAATGATACGGCGATCCGAGGCGCCGGCCACCCGGGCCGCTTCCACGAAGGCCCGCTCTCGCAGGGACAGGAACTCGCCGCGCACGAGCCGCGC is a genomic window containing:
- a CDS encoding PH domain-containing protein, with product MKPAADPDAYVSRFNRALAALVWVLCAASAVALSITGQELYLIPTGFIVLLGWVFLWAPSVRVSDAAVTVRNPLRAIVIPWQALIQVDTKFSLTLYTPGRSWPVWVAPAPGRGAVRRANRAGTSVDRTPFMTVEPRPGDLPGTESGDAAQLVRDRWSRLQASGVIEAGVAEHTPVEIVPQRGALIALAVFGVGTVAAILLG